The following is a genomic window from Pongo pygmaeus isolate AG05252 chromosome 22, NHGRI_mPonPyg2-v2.0_pri, whole genome shotgun sequence.
AGACTTCTGAACAGTAGATGCTCATCAGTGATGGGGTGTTGCCAGCTTGCTTTATTTTCCCAGGGCCAGGAAGAACATATGGAGGTGCAGGGCTGCGGGAAAGCCGTCCTGACTGTGCTGGTCGTCCTGGCTGGGCTGGCAGGTAGGGATCGCCTGAGCTTGATGGGCTGTTCACCAACGTCCACTTGGAGTGCTGGGGGAAGACAAGGGCCACAGGAGGCCGCTGGAACACACAACTGCCAGAAGGGTCTTTCTCAGCCACTTCCCACTGCATCCCTTCCCATGGCGACCTCTTCTGTGGGGCCCATTTCCTCCTGCATCGACTCGACTCCCAGAACGGTCCTTCAGGTGCATGGGATCTCCCCCATCCTCACCAGGGCCATCACTGTCCTGGGAGTCTGCATTAGGTTCCTTCCCACAAGCTGTTGCACCTGCTGAAatatcccttcccctcccttgtttcTCACCTCTTCAATTTCTATCTGGGCTTCAAGGAAGACCTGACTCAGAAATCACCTCCTCCCTGAAGCCTCCTAACCCTTGCCATTTTCAGGGTGAGAACCTCAGTTTCCATTTACTGACAGGGTAAGGGTTCTGTTGTGTGTGACACTTCCTCTTCCTCACCACCCCAGCGCTCTCCAATGGTGTCAGCTGGAGTGAACTCCTGTGTATGCAAGGCCTGGGTCTCCTGGTGAGACTACTTTCTATGCGAAAGGCATAGTGTATAGTCTATACACTATACATAGGGGTGCTGGGAGGAGCTGGGGTTTTCACAGCCAGCTTTGGTTTTCATTAGGTTTGTTTAGTTTCCATTGCTTCAGGGGTGTTAGTTTTGTGTTCCCAACTAGATTATAAACTCCTCTTGCATTCCTGATGGCAGTGACTTGAAGGCATTTATTTGAAGAATAATAGACATACAGAAAGGGGCACATGTCATAAAGGTACAGTTGGATGACTTTTCACAAAGTGAGCACATTTGTATGATCGATGTTGAGACCAAGAGCATTCAATGGACAACTCCCTTCCAgttactccaccccactcccagtGACCATCATTCTGACTTCTAACTGTGTAGACACGTTTTGCTTGTTTTGTACTTTACAAACATATCTACTCTATTTTAGGTGGCTAGACAATGCGTTTTACAATGCTGGCCATGACAGTGtttgaaagaataaaatggaatcaaatagaatggGCAGTATCAGAGTGTGTTGCCTGCCTAAGAAATGTTTTGTGACATTTTGGCTTTGGGTCTATTTACACATTAAATCTAAGAGCACCAGAATGTGGTGTCAAAATGTGTTTGGGGATGAAGATATTCTAAAGGCCTGTAGTAAGCAATGCAAAGCATTCTGGAGGTGCTTGTTAAACATTTGTTTGTAGAATGGAGAGAAAGACAAGGTCCCTGCTTGTATAGAGCTTAGGGACTGACTGTAGGCTTAACAAACTACCCTTAATATGCATCTTAGGTATATGGCACTGTATGGCCCTATTTCAGCCGTGGTTACCAAAAACTCTTCCAAAGGTTTAGTGGGCAATGGATGAACTCTGGGTCTAGTGTTTCTGAGATACCTTTTCCTGAAAAAGCTgaggcaggctgggtgcagtggctcatgcctgtaatcccagcagggaggctgaggcaggcagatcatgaggtcaggagattgagaccatcctggctaacatggtgaaaccccgtctctactaaaaatacaaaaaattagcagggtgtggtggcacgcaactgtagtcccagctactcgggaggctgaggcaggagaattgcttggacccaggaggcagtgagctgagattgtgacactgccctccagcttgggtgacagagcaagactccgtctcaaaaaaaaaaaaaaaaaaaatgctgaggcaTACGTGCTGTTTTGAGGGCATGGAGGATCTGGGTTGAGGCCTGGAGGTGGCTATTTCAGGAGCGGAGAGTATATATGGGCTAATTCTAGAGCTCCTGAGGGTCCATcccaaaatttttaatgaatgcaAATTTGTAATGAATACCAAAGCGTTCAAATGCTTCATGTTGGAAAGTCTTATGGGTGGAGTCATTTTCATTTGTAGATATGGCTCTGAATATCCATTATCAACCTGTGTGTGCACCCATAAGTCTCTTCCCAGCCCTCTCCTTGCCACCTTTCCTACTGTATAATGGGTTATATAGAACTCAGCCACCATGTTTATTCACTCAGTACATATTCACTGAGCAGTTGTTATGGACCACTTTGTTGCAGGCACTGGGATGTAAGGTTGAGCAAAACCAGGCATTGTTCTTGTTAACATAGAACTTAGAGCCCAGTAGGGAAAACAGGCATTAATTGTGAGCAAAAGTAAATACGAAACAACTACTGTGACAATTGTAACCCCCGGACAATCAGGCCAGGGGTTAGAGACTGCATTGCAGGCCGGTCACTGCACATGTGAGAGCCCTGAGGCCAGAAAGAGTTCGTGAGGTTGATAAATTAAAGGAGGTCTGGTGATCGGAGGGTGAAGTTTGGGAAAAATTGTAGCTGGAGAGAGAGTTGATGTGGGACTGAGtcaggtctttttttttagacggagtctcgctctgtcgccaggctggagttcagtgacgtgatctcggttcactgcaacctccacctcacatgttcaagcgattctcctgcctcagcctcccgagtagctgggactacagatgcgtgccaccacgcccagctaattttttgtattttgagtagagatggggtttcaccatgttggccaggatggtctcgatctcttgacctcatgatctgcccactttggcctcccaaagtgctgggattacaggtgtaagccacctcacctggcccatcAAGTCTTAAAATATGATAATGTTAAGAATTATCTGTTTTTATCCTAAATGATGGAAATCTTTCAAACAAAGTCtgggcaatcctaagcaaaaagagcaaagctggaagcatcacattacccaacttcagcctatacaacaaggctacagtaaccaaaacagcatgacactggtacaaaaacagacacatagaccaatggaacagaatagagaaccctaAAATAAACCtatacacctacaaccatctgacctttgacaaaatcaacaaaagtaaacaatggggaaagaactccctattcaataaatggtgctggtataaCCAGCTAGccaaatgcagaagaataaaactaggcCCTTACCTCTCAccattcaaaaattaactcaagatggactaaagatttaaatgtaaaatttcaaactatgaaaatcctagaagaaaacctaggaaatatcctTCTTGACATGGgctttggcaaagaatttatggctaagtctccaaaagcaattgcaacaaaaccaaaaattgacaagtggtatctaattaagctaaagagcttccaTGCAGCAAGAGAAATTGCCAACAGAGTAAATAgatagcctacagaatgggagaaaatattcacatgtTCACAAACtaggcatctgacaaaggtctaatatccagaatctgcaaggaacttaaatcaacaagcacaaatcaaataatccaattaaaaaattggcaaaggacatgaacagatacttctcaaaagaagatgtacaagaTGGTGGCATGAATAGGAGAAAGGgaatctttcctttccttttctttttttgagacagagtcttgctctgtcgcccaggctgtagtttAGTGGTGTAGTCATAGCTTGCTGCAGACTCAACTTCCTGGCCTTAAGCAaacctcctgtcttggcctcccaaatatctaggaccacaggcacatgctaccacacacggctatttttaatttttttgtagagatgggatattGTTATGttttccaggatggtcttgaactcctggcctcaagtgatcctcctgccttgacctcccaaagtgctaagattacaggtgtgagccactgcatccagctgaaAGGGAATCTTTTCAGTGGTGGGTGGCAACCAGTTGTTTACTCAGAGAAGCCGGGTAGGacaggagagaaagcaagaggaCAGGGCTCGAGATATGGATTTGAGAACTGGAGAGAGTTGGCATAAATAAGAATCTTCCGAGTGGATAAACTCCTGTAAGGAAATCGTGTAGCCAGCAGAGGCAAGGATGTTGTGTTGGGTGACTGTGGACAAAAAGAGTCAAATTTCGTAAAGTGTTTGAAGAGATTTAtcctgagccaaatatgagtggccAGTGGTGCGTGACaaagccctcaggagatcctgagaacatgtgcccaaggtgatcaggattacaacttggttttatacattttagggagacatgagacatcaatcaaatacatgtaagatgtacatccaggccataggtagattcaaagattttctagtTGGCAATTGGTTTAAAGAGTTAAATAAACACCTAAAGACCTGAAAACAATAGTGGGGAATGTCCGGGTTAAGGTAATGGGTTGTGGCGACCAGGGTTCCGATTATGCAGAGGAAGTCTCCAGGTTGCAGGCGCAGAGAGAATAGATTATAAATGTTCTTATCAGAGTTGATCCTGTCCTGGATCAGGAAAAagtaaggaaaaggaagaggattCTCTTCAGAAGCTAATTTTCCCCCTAAGAGTCAGCTTTGCAGGCCTATTTCAAGATACGGCAAATAAAACATATTGGgggttaaatattttgatttccttctttacctgtcatgtgatgctatgctagagtcaggttggaaagcaGGCCGCATTATATAGTGTTCAATGAAACCCCTCTGATGAAAGTTTGTAGGGTGGACTCCCCAGTCCCTTAGATAAGAATTTgggcaagagaagaaaaagatcagCCATTGGTCCTTAGTGACAACCATAGCTAGTGGCCACAGAGAGGTTCTTGGGCAGGAGGAGACATTGATCTGTCCCAGTGCTCTGCCCCCGATCTGACTGTTTGCTCTATAAAGCGAAAgggaaagcaaagaggaaaggGAGGTTTTAAGTGAGGCAGGTGACTGTGGGATTCAGGGTCTTCTTTAcagttttctcctattctgtacaGGGGAAGGTTACTGCTGATAAGACACAGCTGAGAGAGGGATGAGCTCCCGGGACCTAAAGTGACCAGAAATACAGCTCCTGAGTCTTGAGGCACAGCTGTAGTGTGGTTTACTTAGGGTTTGTTCTAGCAAGGACATTAACCTTCCTCCAGTGTTTATTCTGAAGAAATGTTTGGCTGGCCTTCCTCATCTCACTGCCTGACCTTGCAGTATAGAAAAAATACTGATCATCGTGACTCTTAAACAGTTAGAGCTAAATGCCTAGCTAAACACAGGTAACACAGTCAGAGAAATTTGGTGTTTAGGGTTGGATGCCTCCTGTTTTATCTGAAAGTCAAATCAAAGTCAAGAAGTTTCCATTTGGTGTAGCTCCGTCCTCCCTCCTTTTCATCTCCCAGCTGCAGAATGGGGTTATTTGGCCTGCACAGATTGTATGATTCCGTAGTGACACCTGTGGCCTGCGGGGTACATAAAGACTGGCCTTGGAGTGaaataatctcagcacttcgcaCAAGGCACTGGAAGGAACTGTGGTTTCAGAGGGATGCTTGTTCTGTTGGCATTGTGTGGCCTGGACTTCTCACAGGGTGAAGCTGGGGCTCACCCACTCCATCATCCCCACACTCACCCTGCCGGGCTCTGTCCACTTGACTGCCATTGACCTGAGGTGGGAGTGCAGGAGGAGTGTGGTTATTACATCATGGACCCTCAGGGCGCAGACTcggctattttcttttcttcttaacaaGCAATTCAGAGTTCATGGAAAGGGCATTGTGGCTTCCTTGGGGGAAttgttttcaaattccatttctcacacttaaaacaaaaatcaaagatcAAAGAGATCTTGGATCAGAGAGTCTTGCCTTGAGGTCAGGGAGAATACCTAATCTGAGTTGTGTTTTAGAGTcatactttctctctctttttaaaatgatgtccAGGGACAAAACAAAGAGTAGTAATCATGTTTATCCAAATGCTGGCTTAGCCTTAGTGAACTCTCACCTTCTTCAGTTCTGCCTCTCCCAAGCCAGTGGGCCCCTCCTCCACCCTGGCATCTTCGCCTCCTGGTCCTGCTTCTGGAGGAGACTGTTCCTGGTGGTGGCTTACTCCTTCCTTTTCACCTGTTGTTCTTGCAGGGGCAGTTCGGCCCCCACAATGTGCCTGGGTACGCAGGTGAAGTGCTAATGTGCTACTGTGTGTCCAACGGTGTGATTCCTTCCCAGAAACCTTTAGGGCTATAATGAGATTCTTTTAGAACCTGCCTTGCCATTTTTttagacagcgtcttgctctgttgcccaggctctagtgcagtgctgtgatctcggctcactgcaacctccgcctcctgggttcaagtgattctctgcctcagcctcccaagtagctgggcttacaggcacccacaaccacatctggctaatttttgtattttcagtagagacggggtttcaccatgttagccaggctggtcttgaactcttgacttcaggtgatctggctgctttggcctcccaaagtgctgggattacaggtgtgaaccactgcatctggcctaccTTGCCATTTGACTTTACAAggcagaaggaaagggaggagcTGCAGTTTTTGGGGCTACTCAGTGTATATGATGGCAGGCTACCTGGTTCACCCACAGGGATCCCACAACACCAGAAGGTAGTAAGACGTGTTGCAGTCTCATTGATGGGGTGGGCACAAACTAGGAGAAGCCACGGTATGTGGTCTGCCAGGGTGTCTTCTTGCTATAAACTCTGAATGACGTCAGAAGGGAAAAGAGTATGAAATTCAGAGCAGAAAGTCTGAGTTTGAGTCCCAGCCCCACTGCTGTGAATGCAAATCCTGGGATGTTGCCAGTTGGCAGAGTTGGTTTTTTATGGAGGCTCTGAGGGAAGGTCTTCCATGCCTCTTCCTTAGCTTCTGATGTTGCTCCAATCCTtgtcattccttggcttgtagatgcatcactccagtctctgcgtctgtcctcacatggtgttCTTCTCTGCAGACCTCTGTGTCTCAAATCTCACTCTGCATTTCTCTTATAGGGACACCTGTGAGTGGATTTAGGGCCCATTCTAAACCCAGGTTGATTTCATCTTGAGATCCTTacctaattacatctgcaaagaccctattttcaaaGGTTCCATTCTGAGGATCTAGTGGACATGTGTTTTGaggaatactattcaacccaaTACAGCCGTAGAGTTAGggggtagagtggaaaggagggcaTGGCAGTGGCTTCCACCGGAAGCTCCTGATCTGCCAGCGAGAGCTGTTGTTAGGATTCAAAAGACACAGTCTGAGCCACTGGATGGACACCTCGGGGGTTACCACTGGTAAATACAGAAAGGTTACAGCACACAGTTGATTTATGGAGATCCATTCATTTAACAACTTGAAAAATTGGCTACCTTCCAGGTTCTGGATCTGGTAATGAAGTCATAGAAGGCCCCCGAAATGCAACAGTCCTGAAGGGCTCCCAGGCTCGCTTCAACTGCACTGTCTCCCAGGGCTGGAAGCTCATCATGTGGGCTCTCAATGACATGGTGGTGCTGAGCATCAGGCCCATGGAGCCCATCATCACCAATGACCGCTTCACCTCTCAGAGGTACGACCAGGGCGGGAACTTCACCTCGGAGATGATCATCCACAATGTGGAGCCCAGTGATTCGGGGAACATCAGatgcagcctccagaacagtcGCCTGCATGGATCTGCTTACCTTACGGTCCAAGGTGTGTATGCAGGTGGCTTCTGGATGCCACGTCTGAAGTCCATTGGGTTAAATGTCAGAGGGCAGGAAGGACCTTCTAAAGTTCATGCCACGTATGATGGCAGACATGGTCTACCTTCAGTTGGTGTTGACCTACAATTATTCTGAACTGATGAATGTTTTGCGGTTTATTTGTCGCCTCCTTCCTCCCTCATGCTCTCCctacctcctcccttcctcttcccttctcctcctctcttccttctttcctatgTGCTCTAGCCTTCAGTTGGCAATAGGCTTAGAATTATTCTGGATGGActaatgtttattgttttgttgatttatctcctttcttcctcacttcctcccatctttccctttttcctgcttcattctctttctccttccacctttgctttccttctttttttctggttaagACTGATAGAGACAGATTTTATCACTTCCTCTTTGAATCCATTTCAGTATTTAATAGCCTTTCTGGAAACGTATCCTGGAATTCTTCTAGGGCCAGTTGCAgtcatttttctttgatttagaGACAGTTGGCAATCACTGCCCTTTCTCTAGTTTTTCCATATACATGATTATATTTCTCTGCTTGCATCATTTATCAACTCTGAAGCATGCTTTAACTCTTTCCTCTTTCCAGCAGAATCCCCCAACTTATTTCTCTACCCTGCCTCCAACTACAGTGGGATAGTCACTATAGTCAAAGTTGTGTGTTCACCAAATATATCAAGTcattgagagaaaagaaaagaacaaccaaaatttataataatagatagcttatttttcattttagaggtAATTTGGAGGTGCTGAAGATAATGTTACAcagtaaaaaagtaaaaggatgctTTACGAAGATTTGGAATAGTCTTACCAAAATTTAATCACTTTGCATTCTTTAAAAGTGTATCTATACTCTATTTAAAGATATAGAGTGCCTGATTTCCATGGCAGCATTTCTTATAAGAGAATATATTATatcttataaattatttcttatctCTATGTATTTACTTGTCTGGAAGAAATTCCCAaagattttattcatatttatgttgCTATTAAATCAGATTTGATAACCTTTGGTGGAGACATGTCTACCTATTtctatgtgtgttttaaaaaaatttttttactttagaattttaGCTAAATTAGTGTgccttttgtgtgtttttaattttgtgtagttTAATTAGGGGCacaattatattttctaagtaaGTGATTTTATAAGGCTATTTAGGACTGTTGGCCTACGTTGCATAACCAGATTCTTATTATGATAATTTGTGATATAAGAGAAagaacagaggaaaaaagaatcaaagataTAAATTCTGGTTTTGGCTTCATCAGTTATCTATCAGAGAGACCCCTGAGATggctcaatttcttcatctttaaccTGGAGATGAATCTTCCCGGACCACCTCATGGGTTTGCTGTGTGGATCAGGTGAAAAAATGGCTAAAGATAGTTTGATGACTCCAAAGTCCTGTCTGATTCAATTCCCTGCACATTAAGTTGGGAGCCAGAGTGGTCTAGTGGTCAAGAATGCAGACTTGAGGCTTGGCTGCCTGGGTCCATGTTACTGCTTTATGACAGTGTGTGACCTGGGACACAATTACTTAATGACTTTGAGTCCTAGTGTCCTCATCATAGGGCTGCCGTGGTGTCAGATGAGTAGGTCTATGTAAAGCCTTTGCCACACCTGGCTCATAGCAATCACTGTATGGCCGTTTGCTATTATTTATTGTGCTCCCAATAAAAGCATGCCATTGTGTTGGGTATTTAAGAGTGACTCAAAGAGGAATAGAATAAGacacagttttttcttttagaacCTCACAAGAAGAGTGGATAATGCAAGTTGCACAAATAATAGGGATGCCAGCCACCTAGATGCTGGCAAGTGAGATGGAAGGGAGGCAAGCCCGGGTTCCAATTGGGAGGGAAGCTGACAGAGTCAATAAAGCCTTCATGGATGATTTCATGGAAAAGGTGCCATTAGAGATGTGCCTTCCAGGTCTGTAGATGGTAGACAGAATGGGAAAGCAAGAGAGGAGGAGTGCATCCCTGGAGCAGGGAAACACAGGATCACAGGCATGGCTTATTACTGCTATACTTATGACACATCACATTCAGAAACCATGTGGTTTTGTAGCATCTTTTCCCAAAGTCACAAGTCTACAAATTTGTCTGAATCCCCCTAACATGACTTTTTATATATTGGTAATTATGGTAGTTTTTGGTTTTAATGCAGATGGAAGAGCAAGTGTCTAGAGAAGGCAAAGACTTCTCCAAGATATTGCGAGAGGAACCCATAGAGCTTGGACAGAACTGCATCCCTTTATCCTCGTCTCATTGTTCTGAATGGCACTTAGTTCCTAGAGGAGCAAATGTTCTCTGAGCAACAGGGTCTCCCTCAAGGGAGAAAGAATCTTGAAAAATGAGGAAACAACCATGAATTATTCTATGATTTTTTCCCCTCCTTATATGTCAACAAAATAGAGATGACATAATTCCAAATTGAGTCATCCGAAATCCATGTGAATATTCTAGTATCACATTTGTATAAAGGGTTTGTCATGCTACTGGATAACCTTTGTGAAAGCCAGTGGGGGAAAGTGGAATCCCAATTGTACACAGAAGAAGAATATCCTTCAGATTGCTGAGTTGGTCCACTTGCTGCCTTAGCCACCAATCAATCACACGCCAAACTCTAGACCTCTTATGTTTTGAGGGCTGCAAGGACTTGAGTTCAAGAGCTTCTGTTATTAACTGAGACAATATCATTCCTCCCAGTTCTGTCATCTTAAACCGTCTCTctgtcaaacaaaacaaacacaaaaccctTTAGACTAAAGGGACAAACCCTTTCTCCACTCCTTGTTGCATTTACAGTAGCCCTTGAATTAGAAAGTGCCTTTCTTATTCCAAGGGAATATTCAGGAAGGAATAATTGGGAAGCTGACATTTCAGAGCAAAAAGATCTTACAGAGCTGACCCAGTTCACTGTAGTCTGGGGACTCCTCGATGTACCCTGAGATCATTTCAGGGTGGCCTGTGAAGTCATGATTGTTTTCATAATAATATGAAGATTCCTATTATTGTTGCCTTTTTCACCCTTCTTCTCACAAGTGCACAGGAGAGCTTTCCACTGTACATTGGGAAGGTCTGCATAACTCAGCATTTTCCAGATGACTGAAGTGTAACAAAATCATGCAAGGATAAAAGGTCCATTCAAAGTGCCAGATAGTGCAATGGGTTTCAACgtaacagaaaatgaaagttCCTTGGTAGAGTTTCAGATTCCACTGTGTAACAAACATTTAAGAAACctcagctgggaatggtggctcacacctgtaatcccagcactttgggaggcccaggcaggcagatcacttgagcccaggagtttgagaccagtgtgggcagcatggtgaaattccatctcttaaagaaaaaagttctgggcacggtggctcatgcctgtaatcccagcactttgggaggccgaggggttggatcacctgaggttgggagtttgagaccagcttgaccaacatggagaaaccccatctctactaaaaatacaaaattagctttgcttagtggtgcatacctgtaatcccagctactcgggaggctgaggcagaatagcttgaacctgggaggcagaggtagccgTGAGCCAACatggtaccattgcactccagcctgggcatcaagggtgaaagtctgtctcaaaaaaaaaaaaaaaaaaaaaaaagagagaaaagtaagTTTTGGTACAGTATTCAAGAATATCCACAATTGTCTGAAAAAGCTATTAAATACTCCTCACTGTTCCAACTACATATCTGTGTGAAGTCAGGTTTTCTTTACATCCTTCAAACAAAGCAGTATATTGCAACAGACTGAATGAAGAGACAGCTATGAGAATCCAGCCAGACATTACAGAGATTTTTATAAGTATAAAACAATGTCACtcctcttattaatttttttagtttaaaaatgtgaTTAGTTTCCATGAAAATTTGTTAATCAAAATTAAcgtaataaattattattttaaaatatatattttaaaataattgtttaactttaatttcaaatatgataaatattggTAGATAAAACCCACACAAATGAAAGGTCTTTGGAGTCCGCAGTGATTTTGAAGAGTGTAAAAGGTACTGAAACCAAAGTGTTTGAGAAGTGCTGATCTGGTCAAACTATCTCATTCAGTAAGTACAACAAAGAGAGCCAAAAAAAATTCAGCGACTTGCCCAAAGTGATGACAATTTTCTGGCAGAACCAAAATTGGGAACAAATTTTTTGATTCTTAGTTCAGTATTCTTTCCATTATGTTGTGTAGTCCAGAGTTTCAGCATGTTTTTGCTtggacatatatgtatacacatttcaCTAAGGCTGTGTCTTTACTGGGGCCAATCCTCAGGCTGTTTTAGTCACACTTGTGAAAacaagtattatttttatatgggTTGTTTGCAGTATGAATGCTGACCTATGCAAGAGTGttcttaataaaaaaaacttaTCTAAGTTATTCTGATACATGATTTGGGTTagttatttctataaatattagaTTGGAATTCGATTTAATTTGTAATGAGAAACCTATGTTAAGGCAATGTCCTAGGAAGTTATGTTTAAGACCATATGAccctagaaataaataaaaatacatctgaTTGACTAAAACTCCAGGGGAGACTTGTGTCCGACTCTGGGCTGTGTCCTTGTCACAATGAGAAGAAGGTGAAGCTcgtttctctttttccctttgctCCCTGGACAGCCCAAGATAATTCTGTAGCTCACTTCAGGGATTGTATAGCCCCCTATGGCATGCACGCTCCCTTTTCTTTCCCACATAATTATTTCCCCCTAGTTTCTGACTTTTATGAAGCATTTTCTATGTAACTTTGTGCTTTCTTGTGAGTAACCTCACCTGCTTCAGAGACCCTGGCAGGTGTACAAAAAAGACCCAGATAAAATCTGAGTTAAGATTTCCTAGTAGAGACACAGCCTCTTTGGGCTTGGGAAAATAGGTCTCACAAAATGTAATTTGaagcaaaactttttttaaaaaaagagaaaaagaaaacttagaagTGAGAGGCACGGTCATGTCTTCAGtgtgtttctctcttttcttctttagttatGGGAGAGCTGTTCATTCCCAATGTTAATCTTGTAGTCGCTGAGAATGAACCTTATAAAGTTACTTGTCGAGCCTCGCACTGGACCCGGCTCCCGGATATTTCCTGGGAGCTCGGTCTCCTGGTCAGCCATTCAAGCTATTATTTTGTTCCGGAGCCCAGCGACCTTCAAAGTGCAGTGAGCATCCTGGCTCTGACCCCACAGAGCAATGGGACTTTGACTTGCGTGGCTACCTGGAAGAGCCTGAAGGCCCGCAAGTCTGCAACTGTAAATCTCACTGTGATTCGGCGTCCCCAAGGTAAGTGAAGATGTTCTGCTTTATATGAAATGAATGATTATTTCATGCTTCAATATTATGTAGAATGCTCCTTCATCCACGATGCCTGGAAAAATCATATGACGACTTTGATTTTGGGTGGGGATGATAAGGCCAATCACATCTGCTGTCAGCTTAATAATCTTATACCCTCATCTGCTTTTTAAATTCCatcttaaagttttttttctcttattacaTTTGAAAACCATTTAGAATCTTGCCAATTATTTATCATGAAAGAGCATCAAGTTTGGAGACAAATGcttgaattaaacatttttttctctagc
Proteins encoded in this region:
- the IGSF5 gene encoding immunoglobulin superfamily member 5; the encoded protein is MGQKERSTADTLLDLEGWKSAAGLRRWQTAVVDSSGSGNEVIEGPRNATVLKGSQARFNCTVSQGWKLIMWALNDMVVLSIRPMEPIITNDRFTSQRYDQGGNFTSEMIIHNVEPSDSGNIRCSLQNSRLHGSAYLTVQVMGELFIPNVNLVVAENEPYKVTCRASHWTRLPDISWELGLLVSHSSYYFVPEPSDLQSAVSILALTPQSNGTLTCVATWKSLKARKSATVNLTVIRRPQDTGGSINIPGILSSLPSLGFSLPTWGKVGLGLAGTMLLTLTCALTIRCCCCRCRRYCGCNCCCRCCFCCRRKRGFRIQFQRKSEEEETNKQTDTESGNENSGYNSDEQKTTETASLPPKSCESSDPEQRNSSCGPPRQGADQCPPRPASHPQASFNPASLEKVSNTTVV